The stretch of DNA ATATGGAAAAGTACAGGGGAATGAACAATGCCAACAGCACAGGCAAAACAAAGAATTACAATTTAACAACAGGTCTAGACTTATCAGTATTACAATTAAACCAATCAAGGTCTCCAGGATAATATGAAAACAATCCCTACTGTGTGGAATGGTTACAATGAACTTAGTACAGGCACCAACTGGGAAATACAATAGCACGTAAGAAAGTTTTTTTCAGTCTTTGCTGATCTACAAGTCCAAGTAGGTATTTTAACCgaaggctgattcttggcctttaTATAAACACAGTCAATCTGCTGGCACACAGACTGACACAGTGGCAGCATAGGAGCTGATTCTCGGGCCACATTTAGTCGCAGGCTGAGAATTAGGCACACGATGCTGTAGATGGAAGGAGAGGGGGCAGTTTCTTGGTATGTGCTTATATgcatgcaggctgagaatccgcccaAAGTAGCCCTAGGCAAGCATTAGACTGGTGATTTCCAGAATGAAATGAAATACCTGGGCCCATCTGACATTAGCCTGACATACAGCTACAATCCTGTGACTGAAAGGAAGTAGAATGGAATTCCTTTTTACAACTAGAAAAACTTGCTGTATGtactacaggtacaggacctgctACTGTATGTAGAATGCTCTGGAgcttgggttttccagattagggatctttccatattttggatctccataccttaaatcaactaaaaaaaatcatttaaacattaaacaataggattgttttgcctccaatacgaaTTAATTACTATCTTATCtaggatcgagtacaggtactatttcgttattacagagaaaaaaggagataatttctaaaaatctgaattatttgattaaatagtctatgggaaatagcttTCCCATAATATGGAGCCTTTGcaataacagatttctggataagataTCCCATACTGATAATTATGGCAATATAACTAAGCAATTACATCTGTCCAGCAGGGGAAATTTCCACTCCCACCAGATAAAGATGGAATAAGGAaattctgctttataaataaatactgaaaaaCAACCCAATGACTTTATGTATTGGCTTGCTAACCTCAGGGATATTTTCCCAGTCTGTATGGAGCCAAAAACAGGAACATctgatatataaaaaataatcatcATCAGGTATTTGTACTATGTCCCTGAATCTTTAATAAAGATAAGCTATCACACATTTTAACCTTTATAACAGTCCAGTTTGTTTCTAAATTCCCTTAAAGGAGTAGCTCACCTTAAAATCGATTTATTGAAACAACCAGGCAGCAATTTGGAAATCATAATGCAAAatcaataggagagggtctgaaaaaAATGACAAGCAATTACAAATAATTATAACCACATAATTGAATCAACTGAATCATAATTGAATCAGTCTTTtagttgccagggtcactgaccaccCATCACAACCAGATAGTATGAAGACTACATgaatgaagactaattaaaagGTTACTTAGAGAAGGTTCATCTATGACACACTAATTTCTCTCAGATATGTacagacagaaaaaaaataacccCTGTGTTGCCAAGTTGAGTGCAAAAAAGAGGTAATTGCAACACATTCCATAATGTAAACCCAATACAAAGAGGTCTATAGAAATCAGGGACACTATAGGAAATAATGGAATCCCATACTACATAGTTATGTGAATATCTATGCACTGGGTGTCATTTGTAGGGGCTAAACTTGATGGACTGTTTTCTTTAATCAATAGTTTTCAACAGTCTAACTACTCAGTTAACAGGGCCCTCACTGGTAGGCTTACAGGCCATTAGTCCACTGGCTACCAACTATGTAGAATGGGGCCCCAAGTTTAATAGAGGGAACtccaattttatgtttttcaggggaccaggaaaaatggtgtaaaatctggggaAATTTATGTGTGCgccttataaataaatgctaataataataatgcaattacTGACGCTGAAACGTATGAATTCCAGCAAGAGAGAAAAATTGAGTTGGTCACTGGTGTTTGGGGCTCCCACCTCTCAGGTAGTTAACCGCATATTTGATACTAAATAAACACCAATGTTAACaacaacttagattgtaagctctacggggctggGACTCCTTCCTACattgtctcataccacatggcacttactccctgtgtatttatacttatttattgtatttattataacacttgccctccctgtgtgtaattgtgtatattgtaagactgtatatatgtatgtatgactttatttataaagcgccacaagggtacgcagcgctgtactatcttacaatatacacaattacacacagggagggcaagtgttataataaataaaataagtataaacacacagggagtaaaggtgcccatacactataagatccgctcgcttggcgatgtcgccaagcaagcggatcttcacccgatatcccaacctacgggtgggcgatatcgggtagcaagaaacttaaaaaaaaaataatccgatcgtttggccctggggccaaaagatctgattacatttgtggttatggggcaggcggttcggggaccgcatcaacaagccgatgcggtccccgatctgaccggattttctaacctggccgatcaatatctggccaatttcaggccagatatcggtcggccaggccgctctgttctgcccatacacgggccgacagctatagtcggcccgtgtatggggaccttaagttccatgtggtatgagacacagtaggaaggaggtccctgccccatagagcttacaatctaagtccttGTATAGCACTTTATAATTAGTTATACGTGCTTATTTCTAGTCATGTTTTTGCctgttgtatgtatatatgaatgtatatatatgtatgtatgtataatacattattatatattatacatacatatatatatacatacatacaacaggcAAAAACGTTACTGGAAATAGGAAAGGACCGCCCTTTTTTCCAGAACAATCTGGAATATCCTGGCTACAGGGGGCTTTACAACTCCAGCACACATTCTTATGTAATGAATATAAATCTGAATGATCCCATTCTTCCCCAAAGTGAATAAATGATATTAATTGATGCTTATTAGATGTATTTCCCTTACACCGAATCTTTTCGTCCCGCCCTGCATTTccggaaataataataatatacacgcACCGCCCCAGCCCCTCGCACAATGTAATAGGTCCACAAATTTCCTATcgttagacaaaaaaaaaaaacccttaaactTCATAGGAACGCCACAGCTTTATTAAGAAAATGGTAACGTATGTGGAAGAACTCCCCAGCTAACGCAGCCTTTGCCATTCCATGTATGGCTTCCACTTCCTTTACGTATGCTTGCGTAACGTGAGGGGCGGGGTTTATATAAACGCCTAGTGCTTTGCCTAGTGCTAGTTCTTTCATTCTCTCTGAGCTGCTGAGAGACGCAAGGTCGAAAGGAGCGgcgccattttgtttttttttcccgtGCCCACTTCATACAAGATGATGCGCCAGTCGGTCATTGCCAAGCAGCGTACCTCTGCGGGCTTCCTCATCCCCTGCCAGTTCTACTGCTCGGGTGGCGGCGGCGGGAACGCCTCAGAGAAGGCAGTGAATGACCGAGGGGCTTCTCCGTGGGACGCCGATATGGAGGCGCATAGGGATAAGCTGGACAGGCCGCAGCTGAATGGCTTCGGGTTTAACAGTGGGGGGAGCCTTACTGCCTCCCAGGAGGGAGAATTGGATGAGGATATTGATGGCGGCTCCCAGGGTTCTAGCTCCCCCCCGGACAGCCCTGTGTGCCCGAAGGATGGATTATATATGGACACCCAGCAGCTCATCCTGGCTTTCTTCCGGGGATACTGCGGGGAGGAAACCAGCGGCTTAAAGGCCTCCTTCCTCCTCCATCATGGCGCCCACCCCAAGGCCCTGGAGACCCTGCAGCGGGTCGGGGGAGACATTATAGAGAAGCACCATATGGCCTTTACTGGTGAGCATGACGCGGATATCCTTACTGTAATCAGCCGGGGGTTacttgcactacaactcccatcagctCCTGGCTTGGGAGGGactgctgggagatgtagttcaacgGCCACTTATGTGCTACGTGTTCAACCCCCTAATGGACGTACAACATCAGCTCGGAAGGGTTTCCTTATGGCAAGGCTTAACACAAGGCCATGGATGGTAGAATGCTTTTGTGCTgaggggttaagttcccctttaaaaccgtTTCCTCTTTCGTGGTAGGCGCACCACCTgtccctgtgtgtatgggctgctCTACACGCAGCTGTTGGGTctagccccccctcccctgcctatggGCTGCCTCTACCTGGGGGCTGTTGTGTATAGGGCTTGTTTATAGCTGCCATATCCTGCTCGGTTGGCTTTCTGCTTCTCTCAGATGTCTGTGCCAGGCCCTACATGCAAACCAGCCGCCTCTGTGCCCACATTGTGCCACACCTGGCAATTGTGTGCCATTGTTTCTGCTGTTGCCCCGCCGATCCCAGCACATATTGCTCCCACACTGTTTGCTCTCTGGGCTTCcttattgctttcattttcccCTCTGCCAGTCGGCTGCGAAGGCCACCAGAGCTGATGTAGTTGCACAATGCAGCAGGGGCAGGCCCTTTAGTATTGCTTCTCTGGCCCAGTGAGTGTTAGTGGCCTGGCTATTATATTGCAGAATGGCAGGAGCAGGTCTGTTCTTGTGTAGCCCCCGGCTAGCTAACCTGCTGTTTTAATGCAAGTTTGGCCTTTGTTAGAACCACCATTACATCTGTGTTTCTCATTTCCTCTAGAGGTGTATACTAAGGTCAGtgagtatggcagctcccacttctAAAGGTGGATAAGAGGCAGGTTGTACACAAGCCAAGTTATAACCTCCAAACTTAAACAATAAAATAGCTATATTTTATTGTTTAGGTTTGGAGGTTATAACTTGGCTTCATAAACCCGTATTGTTGGATACATAGAAATGGTCTGTAGGAGATGGCCCTAGCCAAGATGTTGCTGGGCTGCAGGAGCCATAATTCTTCATGTATTAAGGGTTCATGGAAGTTGTAGTGGAGCATCTTAGGGCCTGAGATTAGGCAGGATGCTAGTGACACCTCTGAGCAGAATGTATGATAGATCAAAAGGGCATTTGTAAAGGTTTTCCAAATAATGATGTTTCGTAGTGCCAATGGAAGGAGAGGTTTATGGGACTATAATACAGGGAGTAACTAGTACTGGTCATGGCTGAAATACTTGTTTGAGGTAGAAAGAGGATTGAATCACCTTATTAGTATAGTTCAGCCGTTCACTGCTCCCTTTGCCTCTGATTATTAAAGCCAGACTAACCCCCCTCTGTAGCTGGCTTGCTTTGTCTGGGGGTAAATCCTTTTCATGTTTTATGGCATTTAAAGTATTCAGTGTGTTAACTGAGAGCTTGCTGCAAAAACGGTTGCAATTGAATATACattcagtttaaatataattgcaattaaTGGTAATGTTTGTATATGCCTTTCAGTTTTCTGGGTCTGATTAGAGCATTATAACCGGAATCTGGTTCCCTATAGATCTTTTAATTGTGTAGGCAGGGAGTAGAACGGCCACTCCTGTGCTTGCCACTAGGTGGCGCCTGTGCGCACACCAATAGCTTCCCCTCTGTGCTGTATTTTCAGATCTGTGTATTATAAACttgcatttatttttccttatttcAGGCATGCTGCAAAGGTTGTCTATACATAGTAGAGAGGACTTGCAGAAACTTTCCGAAGTTCCCGCTTTGGTCTTTAATGATGGAGTTACAAACTGGGGCCGGATTGTTACCGTCATAAGCTTTGGTGCGTTTGTTGCAAAGCATCTAAAGAGCATAGACCTTGAAGACTGTATCATGGCTTTGGCGGAGCACTTCACACTATTCCTAATGACAAGCAAAAAAGACTGGATAATCCAGGAAAAGGGATGGGTGAGTATATTTTTCCTAAAGGGAAGTTGTGATAGGATCAAACAGCTCTTTGGCAAAGAATAGAAAGGGTTAATACCCAACTGAATTGGCTGCATAAAATGTTGCCTGGACGCCTAGTATGGTGTGTAGTTAAGGGTAAAAGTTTTCAGTTGTGGGCAAGTGTTTCCTGGTACTCCTGCAACTCTCTGCTGCAGTaaggtcttgctttatggcagggatacTTAATCAGACCTACTGTCTTTAGCAAGGCACTAGTACCAGTTACCCTTTATCTAAGGGCTCACTTACTGCACTGCAAAACAGGAGTTGGTGCAAAATCAATGCATGATCTGAATAGGCTGATACTTGGGCCATTGTAGTTTGCTTTTTGGCATAGAGAGTTGAGTGCAGTCTGTTGCTCCTGGTGTACAAGTGCTAAttataatcaattttttttttaataggaggGCTTTGTGGACTTTTTTCACATAGAAGACTATGAAAGTGGACTCAGAACTGTTTTGATGGCTTTCTCAAGTGTTGCGGTTCTTGGGGCTGGCTTGGCGTTCATGATCCGGTGAACTTTGCAATGTATGAACGCCGAAAGGATTTTAAATCTGCACTATAAAATGTTCTGCAATCTTTAACATCTCCTGAACGTGATTGTGGGACTGAAATTGGAAATAGAGAAGGCCAGAACCAAGGAGGCAGTACCACCGTTGGCTGCTTGTGCTGTCCCAAAATGAGTTTCTGAGAGAGTGGAAAAGACATTGCCAAGTCCCCTGGATTGACTGTgtcaaatacttttatttttttcccacaaatataatatattttgagTTATTTCTTAGACACTATCATGTACCTCCATGAAAAGAAATCACAGGGAAAGGCTTTGGGCTGGACTATGAGTAGGAAGTGGGCTTGGGGAACTGCAAGTTGGTCTTATGCTCTGACCAATAGACTCATGGGCTGTACAGACTGACTATACAGCACTTTGAGCTAATTGGTTGCAGTGTGTATGATGGGCCAGACATGGCTTGACATGGCAGCCTTCCTTTTCTAATCAAACAGCAGGAATGGGAAAGGCGCTACATCCCTCTTCAATTCCTCATTTTCAAACCGAAATGACCAACTTCCATCCTACATAATGATTGGTCAGGATCAGAAGGTTGCCGTACACGTACCAATAATAAGAATGTATTGCTAGGTGTATGGCAGCACTTTTGACAGGTTGGAACTTTAGTGTTAATGTTCCACCACCCATGAAGCTTGAGAGTGTAGCTCTCGGGCTTCCATGCAATTTCACTTTACTGCTTTGATGTCCTTAGTTAATATGCATTAAGGAATTGCTCAGCTCATGTCTTTCATTTTGAGTTCTTTTTGTGGAGGCTTGGTAGTTATCTATAAAGGGATGAAGTCTAATAGAAATTTGGGTGCTTCTACTTGGTAAATAGACTTTTCTTCCTGCATATTTATTGCGCTGGTTCCTGGTATGGTTTCATATTACGGGCCCTGGATCAGAGCCTGTACACCTTACTGCTTTATGGCATTACGCATAGCAGAATATTATCTTCAGTCCCTTTTTGAAAGTGGAGCAGTCATTACTATTCTCTGTTAGATATTTACTTTCACAAATTAGTGATTTTTCTGTTTCTAATGTtactttattcacttttttttttttttctggtcctgGTGCAACCAAATCACATGGGTTTCTTTATTGACTGCAATTTTAAGTCAATTGAAGATGCACTAGAATGAAAAAATCATCTGAAAGCAGCAGTGATAAAGCTAATGTACAAATACTATGTGAAAGATTTATTTAAAAGTTGGTGTATTATGACAGTTACCATATCTCcaatttgtttggttttttttttgccacctctACTGCCTACCAAAAAGTATTTGTGCAGctataaaacatgtaaataatgTAACTTGTGTATATAGTTTTTCTTCCCCCTTTGCAGGTAGCcattcattttaacatttaagttTTTAGAATTGACTTTCGAATTTTCCCCTCAAGCTGATTCTCTGCCTACTAAACCTGGCTTAGAACTCACACAAGCAATCTTGCTGCATGTTCTGATTTCTCTCGTTCTAAATTGCTGCGTTGGTATCTATGCAACCTACACCCTGCATGTATGAAAGGTACTTACTGAAGTTCTAGTAGAACTTGAACACTCTCTTCTCCAAGAGGGACTCCCATCAACAAAGCAGCATCGTAGTACTGCAATATTGTCAATTTCCTGCAACAATGGGTACCATGGGTAATTTATTCTAATCAAAAGGAACGCGCTCTGGGATAAGGGGTTCCCCCACCTGTCTCCACTATCTTTCCAGTGATCCCTAGGATCCAGGCCTTTCTCTGCCGCTGTACTGGAACTATAGCTGTATTGACACAGGGCTTATGCaactattgctttttttttttaaagtgtcaaGTTGCACATGTAACACTAGCCTTAACATTACTTTGATCTAATGGGGTAGAACCGAATGTGCAGGTAAAGATCTGCACTCTTCTTGCCTGTATGGAAATGGTATTCCTCTTTTGGGTGCAACAACAATTAGTTTGCAAATCAGAAAGCTAAAATGTAAGCATTGGCCTGTTGCCTACCctatatttttattgtgtaaatCTTAGTGCATTTTTTCTAGAAAGCTATAATGCTGCTTTCGATGTTTACagtaaaataaaactatttttggtTAAGACGCCTCTGTGTGAAACATGTAAGGCTTCAAAGTTATGGGTAATCAACGCTCTCAAACATTTGGATGCTAACCAGAGGAAATGACCTAAAAATTAACAAGTGAAACCTACATTATAATGTGTTTAGTTACTGGAACCCCTGATTACTGCTTGATTATGGTAGGTACTAGTGGGCTTTTCATGCTTAAGTGACTGGGAATGACTTGCAGCTGGCAGTTTTTATTGTCACCAAACTGCCATGCTGGTTCTCATGTATATACTTAGAATATCAGACACTTCAGattctaaaaaaacaaatttgttctCATTGGAGGTTAATGGTCCCAGTGATTAAGATCTAATGTTCTTGTCACAGTATGTTAATGTTCTGCTGATTTAAATGCCCTGAGCCCTTCCCCATACACTCCCTTTGCTAAGTTTAGCTATGGAATGCGGAAAGTCTCCTCTCTGAGCTTTCCCAGCAGCTTTGTAGCAGTCGCCCTTTGTTTTTCTGCCTTCAGTTTCTGCGCCGTGTAAATGAACAGACTtggaatatattaaaatatagccGGCTTGGGGGCTTTGATGCTAGATGCTGTTACCATAACAGAGAggcattatggggggggggggggggggggtttgtagaCCATGTAACACTTAGCTCTTGGTTTCACGTGTAATTTAGAGCCAGTCCAACTGGTTGGATAAGGTTTGTGCAATTACAAGGGTTTGGCTCCAGTTCCTTAATTTATATGGCGTTTCTTTAGAAGGGGAAACCCTTGTCTCAATATAAGTTAGACATGGATTGTAGACTTCACTAACCCAGACTTGGTGGGCTTAGTATCCCAATGGGAGTTAGGGCTCACAATAGGTGGGGATATGATACCTTTTCTGTTCCTGCTTTATAGCTTCTATCCATTTTACTTTCTTACCAGCCTGTTTTACACAAGATAAAGGGGGGGCTGGGTTAATTTGAGTTAAATGGTTTGGCTTGTGTTTCCAGTGATGTCAGTCGGCCCTTTGATATTCTGCCTTCGCGCTTGTAATCATATCGCGTTCGCCTCGACATCAAAGTCTTTTCTGATATGCATTCCTTGGAAATGAATGAGAAGTTAACAGCTGGCGATTACTCACGTTGCATGGACATGTTTCACATTAACCACTCATTTTGAAAATCTTATGGGAGTCACAGCGAAGGAATGCAAATAGCAACTCtgtacttaaagggaaacgaTCATGAAAACCGTCTAAATATATATctcttttccaaaaaaaaaaaaatttatatagagGAAACAATAAAGAGGGGCTACCCTTCCTGTTGAAGACTGCAATAACATTAAAGACCTCATGGACATGGAGGGTCTATATGGCAACATATGCAGCATTTTAACCCTTACACAGTTGCTTAGAGTTTGGATAATCCAGCTGATGCACAGGCAGCAGACATGCTCACAGAGACTTCTGTTGCCTCTATAGCCATATTGGCCATGTCCATATAGATTGCTACTTTGATGTAAACCAGGGGTGGACAGACCTTTTTCATCGGTGATCAACCAATGACCAAAGAACGTTAAAGTGCGGCATTCACACAGCACTTCCACATTACCGGCTttatcgcggtccaccagaaatccacagggggatcgactggtggaccgcaattGACGAATTGGCCACCTCTAATGTAAACATTGTTCTTTTCTCTAAAAAACTTTCCTCAAGACCATACGCATTCCAAGCAGCGCCTTTTCATGCTTACAAAGCTCCATCAAGATCCTCAATTACAAGGACACGGGCTTGTATGATGATGGAGAGTGAAGCCTCAATGAAGGAGCTTTGCAGCAATGCAACTTATTTTCTTAAATGGAACACAAAGCCACCCAGATTCTTTGCCCTTTATCATAGGTCAGGGGAAGGTGGCAATAGATGCTCTTATGCAAGCCAGGGTCTTCAAACTGGGCTACACCCTCCAACCAATCCCTATATTCTAGAAAGTCGTCAAGTAAATTCATTAAGAGGATGCAACAATAATCCCAATAGCTCTGACCGGTCCCAGGCTGCCCTAGTATTCTTAGCCACTGAAGCTCCTATCATGTTCTATTGGCTACTTCCCCAGAGGAGAGACCCTTTTCTGAAAGGGCCAATGCTCCATACAAATATGTTAttctaaataatattaaataacaaGGAATGGTGAATTAATGGGTTGCATATGTTATAAACCCCAAGGAATTTTCAGGGAAATGTCCCTAGCAGAGAATTCTTTGATTGGGAGGCCTTGTCTTTTGGCTGGATATACACAGCAGGACATTGCCAAACTGGGATCACCAGATTGTCACAGATGAAGCCTCTACATATGACTAGAATCCAATGAAGTATCCCTCAAGTATAtataagtaaaggtccccatacacgggccgattctagctgccgatatctatcccttagaccgattcggcagctaatcgccccgtgtatgggccctacagaccgatatctggcctgaaatcggattgggcaggttaaaaaaatctagtcgcatcaatgagccgatgcagtccatggaccgacttttcctatacccgtcattataattccaggggccaaacgatcgaattagcctggattctcacgatatcgcccacctgtaggtgggggatatcaatatcgggagaagatccatgcgcttggcaacatcaccaaacgagtggacctgaagatgtatgggcaccttaaggcatcCATCAACATCTTGTCCAACCTCATTCCGTGGGAGACAGGTCTCGACAAAACCCCATGTACCAAAGCCCTACATTTTATAAAGGTGCTAACTGAATCGAGTCATTTGCAGTTGCAAAAACTCTCCTGGGTGTTGCACGTGATTTATTAGCGTCCCTTATGTTGGAAAATATCTGTAAATACAACCCGATCGTTTGGTTCCGGGCACAGAAATGTAATACAGTGAGAAAGTACTGGCGTTGCTTCTTGtcacagtaggattgtttttcattgtAGCCTACTAAATGCAAGCCTACTGATCGTTCCCATGGTGTACAGTTGCCTCCATCTACTTAATAGGGGGTGTCAAGTCCTAAGCTTTTATCTCTTTGCTTCACAACACAATCCTCGTCCTCTAGAGCCTTGGTATAAATGTTCCTGCCTTACAAAACACAAGTGAGAAATCGAAAGTGCCGGAGGGGCGAGAGACATTTATAACCCCCGCTGGGTTTCACCGGCAGTCACAAACATGTTGTCTCTTTTTCTGCCGATTGTTCTGGACTCCAGGAGTTAAAATGCATGGCACAGGCCCACACTGAGCTGCCTCCCACGCTCCTTTTACAAAATGCCTTTTGTTACAGGGCTTACTGTTAAACAGTGCAGACATTTCCATGAATTTCCACTGGCCAGATTATTCTTTGGAAacgtgcaaatttttttttttttcatttgcatatGGTTTTCTAGTTTAACGTCTACACAGGAGGTGTGCCAGAGTTCCATAGTAACCTTTTCATATGAAGCCAACCACAACATTCCAGGGAtataagaagaaagaaaaggtaCTGTGGTTTCCAAGCAAGAGCAAGCACAGTCACAGAGATATTATCCTATTGACTATACAGCGATATATAGAGATACACAGAGACAGATCTAAATGCTTCCTTAGCCCAGAAAGCCAAGATCATGTTATTGACACCGATACTGAGTATAAGGGCCCAGTCTGAAAGGATTAGAGATTTACCAGCTATGTAATTCCTGTGATATAAAAAACACATTgcgtgtatatagactgtatgtTCATTAAGGGACAGGGACAGCTACTGACGCAGTTTCTTCCCAATAAATTAGCTACAATAGGGCAAGCTAGAATGTTATATTTGTTCTGgtgtagacacacagagctactagtagcagctactaaaatagacaatgctgattaattactgataattgtctctacgtgtgttttagcagaggcaattctcagtattgtcttagTAACAGCTTTAGGTGCGACtagaagctgctactaagtagccccatgtgtcttcacccttactataCCTgactaaacagccctagaagctctctgtgtttgtttaagaaagcagctgccattgtagcttaaggtggccatgcacattacaattacgatctttcctgcgaccattggttgttcgtaccctccactgacgttcagggctgaattatcagatatggaggtagaaacaataggaattctacccctatctgacgattgaGCCCTAAATGCATGCTTTTCCTCAGGGCTTCAATGGTGCACGATCAAAATGCACCAAATATAGTACGAAACCTCCATTACTTTTAAGAGTTCCTGAATAGTAGTCTGTAGTACTGGAATCTTGAGCAACCAGTAATTGTTAATGTAGCCTAGAGTTGCAACCACCTCACTATACTGGCCTTCCCCACTCCATTCTTGATGTGGCCCTCAACAAAGTAACTCCCAGGACATGGTCCAGGGACTTTTTGACTAAGCACCCCTTTTGTCAATGCAAGAAGAAGCTTTTATGTACTGCACATTGTCTTTCACTGGTTCTGTGTCCTATGGTGGGTACTTATTGCACATTGTAGCATATGATGAACAAAGAGAAAAGGCATATGGACCAATCTCTTAGCCTAAGGgcgatggcccacagggagattagatgCCCATGGCTAATCTCAGCTTCCATgagtgactaatcttcccaaaatgtctttccaccgacaataaagtgaattgcca from Xenopus tropicalis strain Nigerian chromosome 8, UCB_Xtro_10.0, whole genome shotgun sequence encodes:
- the mcl1 gene encoding induced myeloid leukemia cell differentiation protein Mcl-1; the encoded protein is MMRQSVIAKQRTSAGFLIPCQFYCSGGGGGNASEKAVNDRGASPWDADMEAHRDKLDRPQLNGFGFNSGGSLTASQEGELDEDIDGGSQGSSSPPDSPVCPKDGLYMDTQQLILAFFRGYCGEETSGLKASFLLHHGAHPKALETLQRVGGDIIEKHHMAFTGMLQRLSIHSREDLQKLSEVPALVFNDGVTNWGRIVTVISFGAFVAKHLKSIDLEDCIMALAEHFTLFLMTSKKDWIIQEKGWEGFVDFFHIEDYESGLRTVLMAFSSVAVLGAGLAFMIR